Part of the Roseomonas sp. OT10 genome, GGGGCCAACGCCCAGGCCGTGGCCGAGCACACGCTCGGCCTGATGCTGGGCCTGACCAAGCGCATCGTGGAAACGGACCGGCTGCTGCGGTCCGGGCGCGTCGCCTCGCGCGAGGATCTGATGGGGCAGGAGCTGGCGGGACGCGTGCTCGGCCTGGTCGGGATCGGTCATATCGGGCGCCGCGTCGCAGGCATTGCCGCGGCCTTCGGCATGACGGTGCTGGCCACGGACCCGAACCTTCCGCCCGGTGAAATCCGGCGACGTGGCGCCGAGCCCGTCGCCTTCGACGCGCTGCTGGCGCGCGCCGACGTCGTCTCGCTGCACTGCCCGCGCGGGCCGTCGACACTGGGGCTGATGGACGGCGCCGCCTTCGCCCGCATGCGGCCCGGCGCGCTCTTCGTCAGCACCGCGCGCGGCGGCATCCATGACGAGGCCGCGCTGGAAAGCGCGCTCCGCTCCGGGCATCTCGGCGGTGCCGGGCTGGATGTCTGGGAGGTGGAGCCGCCGCCCGCCGACCACCCGCTGCTGGGCCTGCGCAACGTGGTCGCGACCTTCCATACGGCGGGCGTGACCGGCGAGGCGCGGCGCAACATGGCACTCTCGGCGGCAGGGCAGGTGATCGCCGCGCTGCGCGGCGACAGGCCACCCCACATGGTCAATCCGGAGGCCTGGCCGGCCTTCCTGGAAAGGCGCGCCCGGATCCTGGGGGCCTGACGCGCCGCGACGGCAAACCACAACGACATGCCCGGAGGAAGCAACATGAAGGTCCAACGACGCGCGTTCCTGCAACTGCCCGCCGCCCTCACCCTGGCCGGCCCGGCCGCCGCGGCCGATGCCTGGCCCAGCCAGCCGATCCGCTTCATCTGCCCCTTCGCGGCCGGCGGCCCCACCGACGTCGCCGCCCGGCTGGTCGCGGATGCGCTGGGACCGGTCCTGCCACAGCGCGTCGTCGTCGAGAACCGCACCGGCTCGGGCGTGGTCATCGGCACCGAGGCGACGGCCAAGGCGCCGCGCGACGGCTACACCTTCCTCTACAGCACGGTGGCGCATGCCGTGCTGCGGCCGCTCTTCCCCAACCTCAGCTTCGACCCGGTCAAGGACTTCCAGCCGGTCGCGCTGGTCGGCACCATCCCGATGCTGCTGATGGTGAACAAGGACGTCCCCGCGCGGAACCTCCAGGAGCTGATCGCACTGTTCCGCGCCTCGCCCGGCAAGTTCAACTACGGCAGCTCCGGCGCGGGCGGGGCGGTGCACCTGGCGACCGAGCTGTTCCTGCAGCAGGCCGGCAACCTCAAGGTGAACCACATCCCCTATCGCGGCGCGGCGCCGGCGATGCCGGACCTGCTGAACGGCAACCTCACCATGTTCCTCAACGTCGCCTCGGACGGCGTGACCAGCGTCCAGCGCGGCCAGACCCGGGCGCTCGCCGTCAGCGCGTCGCACCGCCTGCCGCAGCTTCCCGACGTGCCGACCTTCGGCGAGGCCGGTCTGGCGGGCTTCGAAGCCTATACTTGGCACATGCTCTTCGCACCGGCCGGCACCCCGATGCAGATCGTCCAGGGCATGAACGCGGCCGTGAACCGTGTGATGGGCGAGGAGCGCATGCGCCAGCGCTTCACGGAGATGACCATCGAGCCGAACGCCGCCTCGACGCCGGAAAGCGCCGCGCGATGGCTGCAGGCCGAGATCGCGAAGTGGGAGCCGCTGGTGCGCGCGGCCGGCATCACGGCCGGCTGAGGCGGGCCCGGGAGAGCGGTGATGCGGCGGATCGGCCGGGGTCGGTGGCGCGGAGAGGCGATGCCGGGGCCCCGTGGCCTCGGGTCTGACATGGGAACGAGGCAACCGGGATGACCGCCCCATCTCCATCCGGCGACAGGCCCGGCCTGCTCCTGCTTCCGGGCCTGATCTGCGATGCGGCACTCTGGCAGGCCCAGCTCGGCCCGCTGGGCGAGGTTGCGCGCGTGGCGGTGGCGGACCTGACGCTGGACGACAGCATCGCCGCCATGGCCGCGCGCGCCCTCGCCGCCGCGCCGGACCGCTTCGCCCTCGCCGCGCTGTCGATGGGCGGCTACGTCGCCTTCGAGATGCTGCGCCAGGCGCCGGAGCGCATCACGCGCCTGGCGCTGCTGGACACCAGCGCCGCCCCGGACAGCGCGGCGCGGGCCTCGCAGCGCCGCGCCGGCATTGACTCGCTGCATTACGGCCGCTTCGCCGGCGTGACCCGGCGGCTGCTGCCGCAGCTCGTGCATCCTGCGCTGGTGGACGGGCCGGTGGGCGACATGCTGCGGGCCATGGCGGCCCGGGTGGGCGGAGAGGCCTTCCTGCGGCAGCAGCAGGCCATCCTGGGCCGCGTCGATTCACGCCCGCTGCTGGCGGAGATCCGCATCCCCACCCTGGTCGCGGTGGGCGATTCCGACGTGCTCACGCCGCCGGCCGAGGCGCTGGAGATGCATCTGGGCATCGTCACATCGCGCTGGCACCTGTTCCGGCGATGCGGCCACCTGCCGCCGCTGGAGCATCCCGACGAGACCACCCAGGTCCTGCTCGACTGGCTGTCATGGCCGGTGGAAGGATGAGCGCCGGCGGCCGCCCGCCCGGCAGCGACCCCATCGGAATCAACGGAGGAGGAACCCCATGCACCGACGCTCCCTGCTCGCCGGACTGGCCCTAGGCCCGACGGCAGCCCTGCCCCGCCCCGGCCTGGCGCAGGGCGCGGCCGGCGGCTGGCGCCCCTCGCGCCCCGTCACCATGCTGGTGCCCTTCGCCGCGGGCGGGCCCACGGACGTCATGGCCCGCCTCCTCGCCCTGCGCATGTCCGAACGCCTCGGCCGGCCGATCGCGGTCGAGAATGTCGGCAGCGCCGGCGGCATCGTCGGCACCCAGCGCCTGGCCCGGGCCACGCCGGACGGCCATACCTTCGGGCTCGGCCACATGGGCACCCATGCGGCGAACCTCTCCTTCTACCGCCGCCTCCCCTACGACCCGGTCGCGGACTTCGAGCCGATCGGGCAATACGCCACCAATCCGATGATCCTCGGCGTGAACCCCTCCGTCGCCGGCAATGCCCAGGAGCTGCTGGCCTGGATCGCGGCGCATCCTGGCCAGATGATGGTCGCCAATGCCGGCAACGGCTCCGTCTCCTATCTCGGCGCGCTGCTCTTCGACCGTGTCTTCCAGGCCAAGGCGACGCTGGTGCCCTATCGCGGCGCGGGGCCGGCGCTGCAGGACACGGTGAACGGCGTCACCCATGCGGTGGTGGACCAGGCGCTGACCGTCATCCCGCAGGCGCAGTCGGGCGGGCTGAAGGGCATCTGCGTCACCGTGCCGCGGCGCCTGCCGCAGCTTCCCGACCTGCCCAGCTCTGCCGAGATCGGCAAGCCGGAGTTCGACATCGCCGTCTGGAACGGCGCCTTCGTCCCGAAGGGGACCCCGCCCGAGATCGTGCGCTCCCTGGCCGCGACGCTGAGCGAGACCCTGGACGACGCCCTGATCCGCGAGCGCTTCGCCACCCTGGCGGTGGAGATCCCGCCCGCCGCGGAGCGTGGCCCGGAGCCGCTGCGCCGCCTGATCGCGAGCGAGATCGTCCGCTGGCGCCAGGTCGCCGCCGATGCGGGGGTGACGCCGGAGTAACGACGGAACAGGAGGGCGCCATGCGGCCGATACAGCGGGGACAAGCTGGGCCGCGTCATACCGGCGGCGGGATGACCTGACCTGTGGCGCCGTGGTGTTCCGGCGGTGGACCGGGAGGGGACGCCGTCCCCTCCCAGACCCTCCCCTGCCGGGGCCACAAGCGGGCCCCGGTCCCCGCTGGGAGTTGGCTCTCCGTGGTAGGTATCAGCCTGCGGGCTGATCCCGGGGAGAGCGCGGACAGGCGGGCCTCCAGAAGAGATCCAGAAGGCGTCAGCGAGGGCTGAGGCCGGTCCCGCCGAGGAGCATGGCTCCTCGGCGCTGTGACCCCTTATCCGGCTGTCCCGCGGCAGCGCCCACCGGGTCCAGGGCCCGCAGGGTCCTGGCGGAGTGGGGGTGCGGGGGCGAGGCAGCGCCTTGCCCCCGGGGCATGGGCGCCAGACGGCAGACGTCAAGGCATCGCGCCGCGCGGATCAGTAGGCTGGCCTGTATCGCATGAGGCGTTCCGAGAGGTCGGTCGTCGAGCGATCTGACCTCGGCTCAGAAACCCTGGAGCCAATGCTGCGGAGATGGCGGTCCATCACGTTGGCGGCCTCAGCGACGTCTCCAGCATCGAGCGCGTCGACGATCCTCTGGTGTTCGTTGACGGAGGAATGCGCGTCCTCGGCTCTCGCCGGCCCCCGGCTGGCGAGGACCAGGGAGGAGCGGAAGACGAGTTCTTCCACGTAGCGCCGCAGCACGCCCGGCGGGTTGAACGAGGCGAGGAGGAGGTGGAACTCGCCGCCGAGGCGGATCGCCTCTGGCTTGCCGATCGCCGCCCGGTGCAGGACGACGTTCTCACGCAGCAGCCCGATCTGGTCCACGGTCAGGCTGTGGCCGATACGGCCGAGCAGCAGCACCTCCAGGCTGGCCCGGGTGGCGAAGACCTCCTCCGCCTCGGCCTCGCCCGGCATCGCAACGGTATTGCTGCGATTGGCCCGGACCTCCACCAGCCCCTCGCCGGCGAGCTGCGCCAGGGCGCCGCGGATGACGGTGCGGCTTACCCCGAAGGCCTCGGCGAGGGTGGCTTCGGGCAGGCGCGTGGCAGGGGGAAGCGCGCGTTCCAGGATCGCGGCGCGCAGGGCCTGGCGGATGCGGTCCACCCCCTGGCCGTCGCGGCTTTTCGTCGTGTTGTCGGCGGAGGCCATCGGGGACGATGTCCTAGAGGATCGTGACCGAAAGAGAAGCGGCAGAATGATGCTTGAAAGTGTATCCAGTAAGATTTAGGAAATGGATACACTTTGGGTAACCAACCCGGGGAAGCGGGCCGAACCCGCCCACGCCAGAGCGCATGACCCTGACTGCCGTTTTGGAGAGCCTCATGCTGTCTCGCCGTCTCCTGCTCGCGGCCCCCGCCGCCCTGGCCGGTCCCGCCCTGGCCGCGCCCGCGCTGGCGCAGCCCGGCACTTGGCCCACGCGCCCGGTCCGGATCATCGTCCCCTTCCCGCCCGGCGGCTCCCAGGACGTGCTGACGCGCATCCTGGCCGAGAAGCTGGGCGAGCGGCTGCGCCAGAGCTTCGTCGTGGAGAACCGGGCCGGGGCGAACGGCCTGATCGGGCTCGACACCGTCGCGAAGAGCCGGCCCGACGGCCACACCTTCGGCGTGGGCGGCGTCGGGCAGATCGTCATCGCCCCCTACCTCTATTCCATGCCCTTCGACCTGCGGCGCGACCTTGTGCCGGTCGCCATGGTCTGGGACTACGCCAACGTCGCCGTCGCCGCGCCCGAGCATCTCCACGTCCCCGACCTGGCGGCGCTGGTCGCCTGGGCCAAGGCGCAGCCGCAAGGCGTGTTCTACGCGATCTCGAGCGTCGGCACGCCGGGGCATCTCTGCACCGCGCTGTTCTGCGAGCGGGCGGGCATCAAGGGCACGCACATGGCGGTGCGCGGCGGCGCGGGCATCCAGCTCGCGCTGACCCAGGGCGAGGCGGCCTTCACGCTGGACGGCGGCGTGCCCGCCTTCGCCGGGGCGATCCAGCAGAAGGCGCTGAAGGCCTTCGCGGTGACCAGCGCCGAGCGCTGGCCGGGGATGGAAGACGTGCCCACCATGGCCGAGGCGGGCTTCCCCGATTTCGTCATCACCGCCTGGACCGGCCTCATGGCGCCGACCGGCACGCCGGCCGAGGCGATCGCCATTCTCCAGGCCGCGATCGAGGAGATCGTGAAGGACGCGCCGACCCGCGCCCGGGCTTTGGCGGCGGGCGGGCGGCTGCTCAGCGCCCCGCCGGCGGCGGTGCAGGCGCGCATGGAGGCCGAGGGGCCGCTGTGGCGCGACATCATCCAGCGCACCGGCACGAAGGTGGAGTGAGGCGATGCGGCCCGTCCTCCCCGCCGCCGGCACCGTCCCGGCAGCGTCCCGACGCCTCCTGCTGGGCGCCGCGCTCGGCACCCTGGCGCGGCCGGCCATCGGCCAGCCGGCCTATCCCTCGCACCCTGTCCGCATCGTCGTGCCCTTCCCGCCGGGCGGGGCGCTCGACGTCCTCACCCGCATCCTGGCGGAGAAGCTGACGGCGCGGCTCGGCCAGTCGGTCGTGGTGGAGAACCGGGCTGGCGCCGCTGGCCTCGTCGGGCTCAACGCCGTCGCCAAGGCGCCGCCCGATGGCTACACGCTGGGCGTGGGTGTCGTCGGCTCCCTCCTCATCAACCGCTTCCTCTACCGCATGCCCTTCGGGCCGAACGACCTCGCGCCCATCGCCCTCACCTGGGACTACGCGAACGTCGCCGTCGCCTCGCCGAAGCATGTCGCGGCGCCGGACCTGAAGGCGCTGGTCGAATGGGCCAGGGCGCAGCCGGGCGGCATCTTCTATGCCATCTCCAGCGTGGGCACGACCGGCCACCTCTCCACCGCGCTCTTCTGCCAGCGCGCCGGCATCACCGCCCAGCACGTCGCGGTGGGCGGCGGCGCGGGCATCCAGCTCGCGCTCACCCAGGGCCAGGCCGCCTTCACCCTTGATGGCGGCGTGCCGGCCTTCGCCGGGGCGATCCGGGGGGGCGAGCTCCGCGCCTATGCGGTGACCAGCGCCGAGCGCTGGCCGGGGCTGGACGAGGTGCCGACCATGGCGGAGGCGGGCTTCCCCGATTTCGTCATCACCTCCTGGACGGGCTTCGTCGCCCCCGCCGGCACGCCGCGCCCGATCATCGACCGGCTGGCCGCCGCGCTGAACGAGGTGACGGAGGACGAGGATGCGCGCCGCCGCGCCTTCGCCATCGGCGGGCGGCTGATCCGGTCGACACCCGAGGAGATGCAGGCGCGCATGGAGCGCGAGGCGCCGATCTGGGAGGGCGTGGTCCGCAGCGCGGGGGTGAAGGTCGAGTAGCCCGCCGGGCCGGCGCTGCCGGCCCACCGCCCCCTCAGGAAGGCCGAATGATGACCCCCGAGACCTATGACCTCGTGATCCGCGGCGGCACCGTCGTGACCGCCGACGCCGTCTCGCGCTGCGACCTCGCCATCCTCGATGGCCGGGTCGCGGCGCTCGGGCTGGGGCTGCCGCCGGGGCGGGAGGAGATCGACGCTACGGACCGGCTCCTGCTGCCCGGCGGCGTCGATACCCATGCCCATGTGGAGCAGCCCTCGGACCCGCCGCTGGTCAATGCCGACAGCTTCGAGAGCGCCTCGGCCTCGGCGCTGGTCGGCGGCACCACCAGCCTCGTCTGCTTCGCGCGCCAGCCCCGGGGCGGCTCGCTGCGCCGGGCCGTGGACGACTACGCGCCGCGCGTGGCGCGGAGCCGCATCGACGTGGCGCTGCACCTGATGATCACCGACCCGCGGCCGGAGGTGATGGAGGAGGAGCTGCCGGCGCTGGTCGCCGAGGGGCACCGCTCGGTCAAGATCTTCCTCACCTACGACGGCCCGCGCGTCTCGGACGGGCAGGCGCTGCGCGTGCTGGCGGCGGCACGGCGGCTCGGGGCGCTGGTCTGCGTCCATGCCGAGCATCACGAGCTGATCGAGTTCCACAAGCAGGCCCTGCTCGAGGCGGGCCTGACCGCGCCGAAATACCATGCCTGGGCCAAGCCGATCCTGGTGGAGCGGGAGTGCATCCACCGGGTCGCGAGCATGGCCGAGGCGCTCGACGTGCCGGTGCAGATCTTCCACGTCTCCGGCGCGGAAAGCGCCGAGGAGGTGGAGCGCTTCCAGCGGCGCGGGCTGAAGCTCTGGGCCGAGACCTGCCCGC contains:
- a CDS encoding hydroxyacid dehydrogenase; the protein is MGSSKIVARFDLWYHPAMAERFAAEPGLELLTLPLAGEDPLAQLSRAHAYQISSAKDELPRRWFADAALLRDCPRLLCVSTNGAGYDTVDVPACTGAGVLVVNQAGANAQAVAEHTLGLMLGLTKRIVETDRLLRSGRVASREDLMGQELAGRVLGLVGIGHIGRRVAGIAAAFGMTVLATDPNLPPGEIRRRGAEPVAFDALLARADVVSLHCPRGPSTLGLMDGAAFARMRPGALFVSTARGGIHDEAALESALRSGHLGGAGLDVWEVEPPPADHPLLGLRNVVATFHTAGVTGEARRNMALSAAGQVIAALRGDRPPHMVNPEAWPAFLERRARILGA
- a CDS encoding Bug family tripartite tricarboxylate transporter substrate binding protein, translating into MKVQRRAFLQLPAALTLAGPAAAADAWPSQPIRFICPFAAGGPTDVAARLVADALGPVLPQRVVVENRTGSGVVIGTEATAKAPRDGYTFLYSTVAHAVLRPLFPNLSFDPVKDFQPVALVGTIPMLLMVNKDVPARNLQELIALFRASPGKFNYGSSGAGGAVHLATELFLQQAGNLKVNHIPYRGAAPAMPDLLNGNLTMFLNVASDGVTSVQRGQTRALAVSASHRLPQLPDVPTFGEAGLAGFEAYTWHMLFAPAGTPMQIVQGMNAAVNRVMGEERMRQRFTEMTIEPNAASTPESAARWLQAEIAKWEPLVRAAGITAG
- a CDS encoding alpha/beta fold hydrolase; amino-acid sequence: MTAPSPSGDRPGLLLLPGLICDAALWQAQLGPLGEVARVAVADLTLDDSIAAMAARALAAAPDRFALAALSMGGYVAFEMLRQAPERITRLALLDTSAAPDSAARASQRRAGIDSLHYGRFAGVTRRLLPQLVHPALVDGPVGDMLRAMAARVGGEAFLRQQQAILGRVDSRPLLAEIRIPTLVAVGDSDVLTPPAEALEMHLGIVTSRWHLFRRCGHLPPLEHPDETTQVLLDWLSWPVEG
- a CDS encoding Bug family tripartite tricarboxylate transporter substrate binding protein, producing MHRRSLLAGLALGPTAALPRPGLAQGAAGGWRPSRPVTMLVPFAAGGPTDVMARLLALRMSERLGRPIAVENVGSAGGIVGTQRLARATPDGHTFGLGHMGTHAANLSFYRRLPYDPVADFEPIGQYATNPMILGVNPSVAGNAQELLAWIAAHPGQMMVANAGNGSVSYLGALLFDRVFQAKATLVPYRGAGPALQDTVNGVTHAVVDQALTVIPQAQSGGLKGICVTVPRRLPQLPDLPSSAEIGKPEFDIAVWNGAFVPKGTPPEIVRSLAATLSETLDDALIRERFATLAVEIPPAAERGPEPLRRLIASEIVRWRQVAADAGVTPE
- a CDS encoding GntR family transcriptional regulator, producing the protein MASADNTTKSRDGQGVDRIRQALRAAILERALPPATRLPEATLAEAFGVSRTVIRGALAQLAGEGLVEVRANRSNTVAMPGEAEAEEVFATRASLEVLLLGRIGHSLTVDQIGLLRENVVLHRAAIGKPEAIRLGGEFHLLLASFNPPGVLRRYVEELVFRSSLVLASRGPARAEDAHSSVNEHQRIVDALDAGDVAEAANVMDRHLRSIGSRVSEPRSDRSTTDLSERLMRYRPAY
- a CDS encoding Bug family tripartite tricarboxylate transporter substrate binding protein; its protein translation is MLSRRLLLAAPAALAGPALAAPALAQPGTWPTRPVRIIVPFPPGGSQDVLTRILAEKLGERLRQSFVVENRAGANGLIGLDTVAKSRPDGHTFGVGGVGQIVIAPYLYSMPFDLRRDLVPVAMVWDYANVAVAAPEHLHVPDLAALVAWAKAQPQGVFYAISSVGTPGHLCTALFCERAGIKGTHMAVRGGAGIQLALTQGEAAFTLDGGVPAFAGAIQQKALKAFAVTSAERWPGMEDVPTMAEAGFPDFVITAWTGLMAPTGTPAEAIAILQAAIEEIVKDAPTRARALAAGGRLLSAPPAAVQARMEAEGPLWRDIIQRTGTKVE
- a CDS encoding Bug family tripartite tricarboxylate transporter substrate binding protein, whose product is MRPVLPAAGTVPAASRRLLLGAALGTLARPAIGQPAYPSHPVRIVVPFPPGGALDVLTRILAEKLTARLGQSVVVENRAGAAGLVGLNAVAKAPPDGYTLGVGVVGSLLINRFLYRMPFGPNDLAPIALTWDYANVAVASPKHVAAPDLKALVEWARAQPGGIFYAISSVGTTGHLSTALFCQRAGITAQHVAVGGGAGIQLALTQGQAAFTLDGGVPAFAGAIRGGELRAYAVTSAERWPGLDEVPTMAEAGFPDFVITSWTGFVAPAGTPRPIIDRLAAALNEVTEDEDARRRAFAIGGRLIRSTPEEMQARMEREAPIWEGVVRSAGVKVE
- the hydA gene encoding dihydropyrimidinase, with product MMTPETYDLVIRGGTVVTADAVSRCDLAILDGRVAALGLGLPPGREEIDATDRLLLPGGVDTHAHVEQPSDPPLVNADSFESASASALVGGTTSLVCFARQPRGGSLRRAVDDYAPRVARSRIDVALHLMITDPRPEVMEEELPALVAEGHRSVKIFLTYDGPRVSDGQALRVLAAARRLGALVCVHAEHHELIEFHKQALLEAGLTAPKYHAWAKPILVERECIHRVASMAEALDVPVQIFHVSGAESAEEVERFQRRGLKLWAETCPQYLVLTAEDLDRPGMEGAKFLCSPAPRSRADQEALWAAIRRGVIANVSSDHAPNRFEGPDGKLAHGRDAPFTRIANGVPGLAARLPILFSEGVSQGRIGLREFAALSAANPARLFGLARKGSLAVGADADIAIWNPDRRVTLTNALMQHGCDYTPYEGMEVRGWPETTLLRGRLACVDGTVLAPPGAGALLRRDAYPFIAPRGVFPGPFDPVAARPVPGADA